In the genome of Takifugu rubripes chromosome 18, fTakRub1.2, whole genome shotgun sequence, one region contains:
- the cdkn1d gene encoding cyclin-dependent kinase inhibitor 1D, translating into MAMVSIPTAEPAMAREISRLGGVEALNMKVGPVRRNLFGPVDHDQLQQDFERLLRMSVEVANKRWDFDFQNEKPGRGAGVEWEELSCQDVPAFYRSCLVRAAPLPPSKRRTSSSSSSPYSSSGESSPGSSSSPGTSDQYLDVTRKGCYRVRRQRKRRQPAITEFFRVKKRKLLYYKESSRQ; encoded by the exons ATGGCGATGGTCTCTATACCCACAGCAGAACCAGCGATGGCGCGTGAAATTTCCCGCCTGGGGGGCGTCGAGGCCTTGAACATGAAGGTGGGGCCGGTACGGAGGAACCTCTTTGGGCCGGTGGACCACGACCAGCTCCAGCAGGACTTTGAGCGGCTGCTCCGCATGAGCGTGGAGGTGGCCAACAAGCGCTGGGACTTTGATTTCCAAAACGAAAAGCCAGGTCGTGGCGCCGGCGTTGAGTGGGAGGAGCTTAGCTGCCAGGACGTGCCGGCCTTTTACCGCAGCTGCCTGGTGAGGGCAGCACCGCTCCCACCGAGCAAGAGGCGGACgtcgtcctcgtcgtcctcgCCGTATTCATCGTCCGGAGAGAGCTCCCCGGGGTCCAGCAGTTCGCCAGGAACCTCCGATCAGTACCTGGATGTGACCAGGAAAGGGTGCTACAGAGTCAGGCGGCAAAGGAAGCGCAGACAGCCCGCCATCACAG AATTCTTcagggtgaagaagaggaagcttcTGTATTACAAAGAATCCTCCCGGCAGTAG
- the slc37a3 gene encoding sugar phosphate exchanger 3: protein MPSSCCGCLSQYTHHHLLTFLLTFFSYVLLHASRKTFSNVKVSISAQWTPPLYNASVAPVERWEERHLFENEEQATLFLGVLDSIFLFSYAVGLYLSGVIGDRVNLRYVLCFGLCGSAVVEFVFGTVTEWLHIYNIYLYCSLWVLNGLLQSAVWPCVVAVMGNWFGKSGRGFVFGLWSACAPVGNILGAFLASSVLKYGYEYAFLVTSVVQFAGGVVVFFGLLASPKEVGLSLSETALGPVETDADSHQPLMSDEEVEVEVYARQQHAVQQQETRTPPSQAIGFWRAFCLPGVLPYSLAYACLKLVNYSFFFWLPFYLSSNYGWKEAEADRLSIWYDVGGIFGGTIQGLISDFMGKRTPVVIVSLVLAIASLWGYSRSPNDQVINAVLLANIGCFIGGPSAMISSAISADLGRQEALRGSQEALATVTGIVDGTGSFGAAAGQYLVSLIESKLGWMCVFYFFIVMTSGSIVFITPLLVREVRSMLQERRARRHQL, encoded by the exons AtgccttcctcctgctgtggcTGCCTGTCACAGTACACCCACCACCACCTGCTTACCTTCCTCCTGACCTTTTTTAG TTATGTGTTGCTGCATGCCTCGAGGAAGACTTTCAGCAACGTGAAGGTGAGCATCTCGGCCCAGTGGACGCCGCCGCTCTACAACGCCAGCGTCGCCCCCGTGGAG AGGTGGGAGGAGCGTCACCTGTTCGAGAATGAGGAGCAGGCCACTCTGTTCCTGGGGGTTCTGGactccatcttcctcttctcGTACGCCGTG GGCCTGTATCTCAGCGGCGTCATCGGAGACAGAGTCAACCTTCGCTACGTCCTCTGTTTCGGCCTGTGCGGCTCCGCTGTGGTG GAGTTTGTCTTCGGCACGGTGACGGAGTGGCTCCACATCTACAACATCTACCTGTACTGCAGCCTGTGGGTCCTGAACGGCCTGCTGCAGTCGGCCGTGTGGCCCTGCGTGGTGGCTGTCATGGGAAACTGGTTCGGCAAGTCCGG ACGGGGCTTCGTGTTCGGCCTGTGGAGCGCCTGTGCTCCTGTGGGCAACATCCTGGGGGCGTTCCTGGCCTCTAGTGTGCTGAAGTACGGATACGAG TACGCCTTCCTGGTGACGTCGGTGGTGCAGTTCGCCGGGGGGGTGGTCGTCTTCTTCGGCCTGCTTGCTTCTCCAAAAGAAGTTG GCCTGAGCTTGTCGGAGACCGCGCTCGGCCCCGTGGAGACGGACGCCGACAGCCACCAGCCTCTGATGAGCgacgaggaggtggaggtggaggtgtaCGCCAGGCAACAGCACGCggttcagcagcaggagacgagGACGCCGCCCTCTCAGGCCATCGGCTTCTGGAGGGCTTTCTGCCTGCCTGGAGTCCTGCCT TATTCCCTGGCGTACGCCTGTCTGAAGCTGGTCAACTACTCCTTCTTCTTCTGGCTTCCGTTCTATCTGAGCAGCAACTACGGCTGGAAGGAGGCCGAGGCCGACCGCCTGTCCATATGGTACGATGTCGGAGGGATCTTCG GAGGGACCATTCAGGGTTTAATATCGGACTTCATGGGAAAGAGAACTCCGGTGGTCATTGTTAGCTTGGTGCTAGCGATAGCATCCCTGTGGGGGTACAGCC GCTCTCCCAATGACCAGGTGATCAACGCCGTCCTCCTGGCCAACATCGGCTGCTTCATTGGCGGCCCGTCCGCCATGATCAGCTCCGCCATATCTGCTGACCTGGGCCGGCAGGAAGCTCTGCGGGGGAGTCAGGAGGCTTTGGCCACTGTCACGGGCATCGTGGACGGAACCGGGAGCTTCGGAGCCGCTGCGGGACAG TATCTGGTGTCGTTGATCGAGAGCAAGCTGGGCTGGATGTGCGTTTTTTACTTCTTCATCGTCATG ACGTCGGGCAGCATCGTGTTCATCACTCCCCTACTGGTCAGAGAGGTGCGCAGCAtgctgcaggagagacgggCCCGGCGCCACCAGCTGTGA